The following are encoded together in the Gilvimarinus sp. DA14 genome:
- the argH gene encoding argininosuccinate lyase, producing MSEQDQTAKPWGGRFSEATDAFVERFTASIGFDWRLYHHDINGSIAHATMLEKVGVLSAAEKDQIITGLEEIRADIDAGKFNWSVTLEDVHMNIEAALTEKIGITGKKLHTGRSRNDQVATDIRLYLRDEIDTIAGELKRLQSGILDIAEREADTIMPGFTHLQTAQPVTFGHHLLAWFEMLTRDAGRLADCRARLNQSPLGAAALAGTTYPIDRALTAELLGFDKPTNNSLDSVSDRDFAIEFCAFASILLTHLSRASEELVLWTSAQFDFIDLPDRFCTGSSIMPQKKNPDVPELVRGKTGRVNGHLISLLTLMKSQPLAYNKDNQEDKEPLFDAIDTVKDCLRAFADMVPAITARKDNMYEAARRGFSTATDLADYLVRKGMPFRDAHEVVGKSVAYGIESGKDLSEMSLQELQQFSDTIAADVFEVLTLEGSVAARDHTGGTAPKQVKAAVARARAELG from the coding sequence ATGAGCGAACAAGATCAGACCGCCAAACCCTGGGGTGGCCGTTTTAGCGAAGCCACCGATGCTTTTGTGGAGCGCTTTACCGCATCTATCGGATTTGACTGGCGACTGTATCACCACGACATAAACGGTTCTATTGCCCACGCCACAATGCTGGAAAAAGTCGGTGTCCTGAGCGCCGCCGAAAAAGACCAAATTATCACCGGGCTGGAAGAAATTCGCGCCGACATAGACGCGGGCAAATTCAACTGGTCGGTTACCCTCGAAGATGTGCACATGAACATCGAGGCGGCTCTGACCGAAAAAATAGGCATTACCGGCAAAAAACTGCACACGGGCCGCTCGCGCAACGATCAGGTAGCGACCGATATACGCCTGTACCTGCGCGACGAGATCGACACCATCGCCGGCGAGCTAAAGCGCCTGCAAAGCGGGATTTTGGACATAGCCGAGCGCGAAGCCGACACCATAATGCCCGGCTTCACCCACCTGCAAACCGCGCAACCGGTAACCTTTGGCCACCATTTGCTGGCCTGGTTTGAAATGCTGACCCGCGATGCCGGTCGCCTGGCCGACTGCCGCGCGCGCCTGAACCAATCGCCCCTGGGAGCAGCCGCACTGGCGGGAACCACCTACCCCATTGATCGCGCCCTTACCGCCGAGCTACTGGGGTTTGATAAGCCTACTAACAACAGCCTGGACTCGGTGTCGGATCGCGACTTTGCCATTGAGTTCTGCGCCTTTGCCAGCATCTTGCTGACGCACCTGTCCCGCGCCAGTGAAGAGCTGGTACTGTGGACCAGCGCGCAATTTGATTTCATTGATCTGCCCGATCGCTTCTGCACTGGCTCATCCATCATGCCGCAAAAGAAAAATCCGGATGTACCCGAACTGGTGCGCGGTAAAACCGGCCGGGTCAACGGCCATCTGATCAGCCTGCTGACGCTAATGAAGTCACAGCCGCTGGCCTACAACAAAGACAACCAAGAGGACAAAGAGCCGCTGTTCGATGCTATCGACACCGTCAAAGACTGCCTGCGCGCCTTTGCCGACATGGTGCCGGCCATTACCGCCCGCAAAGACAATATGTACGAGGCGGCACGCCGCGGTTTCTCCACCGCCACCGATCTGGCCGACTACTTGGTTCGCAAAGGTATGCCTTTCCGCGATGCTCACGAGGTCGTGGGGAAATCCGTCGCATACGGTATTGAAAGCGGGAAAGACTTATCGGAAATGAGCTTGCAAGAGCTGCAGCAGTTCTCCGATACCATTGCCGCCGACGTGTTTGAGGTACTGACATTGGAAGGCTCTGTGGCTGCACGCGACCACACCGGCGGAACCGCCCCCAAACAAGTCAAGGCCGCCGTTGCGCGCGCCCGCGCCGAGCTCGGCTAA
- a CDS encoding tryptophan halogenase family protein: protein MQERIKIVIVGGGTAGWMTAAALSHVVTDRVCDVTLVESESIGTVGVGEATIPAIKEFNDKLGIIEPDMMQKTGATFKLGIEFEGWKVPGETYMHPFGAYGKSLQGMDFHQYWLKVRQQGSAQPLEHYSYSIQAARHGRFAFPASDASAIASTYSYAYHFDAGLYANYLKEMSVAKGVQRIEGRVAQVLGKDAGEGIDTIVLESGQQITADYFIDCSGFRSLLLGQQLGVGFESWAHWLQCDRAVTAPSAPMQNLPPYTRSMAKVAGWQWRIPLQHRTGNGYVYSSQYLSDDEAVHSLYADMPSAPVTDAALLRFEAGRRKVNWKANCIAVGLSGGFLEPLESTSIYLIQVSIQQLLKLFPGKVPSPALTDEFNRRINLEYERIRDFLILHYAANERRGMPFWDNCRTMEIPDSLTEKIELYSSRGYIDQYKYGLFSPASWLAVLMGQVGQASTYERVCDNHPVARLTDKVESISSSIESSVMGLGDHTEFVNDYCKSTLSERAHG from the coding sequence ATGCAAGAGAGAATAAAAATAGTCATTGTTGGCGGTGGCACGGCTGGTTGGATGACTGCCGCAGCCCTGTCCCATGTGGTTACCGACAGAGTCTGTGACGTTACTCTGGTGGAATCGGAATCCATCGGTACGGTCGGCGTGGGTGAGGCGACCATTCCCGCGATCAAAGAGTTTAATGACAAGTTGGGTATTATCGAGCCGGATATGATGCAAAAGACCGGCGCCACCTTTAAATTGGGTATCGAGTTTGAAGGCTGGAAAGTGCCTGGTGAAACTTATATGCACCCCTTCGGCGCTTACGGTAAAAGTTTACAGGGCATGGATTTTCACCAGTACTGGTTGAAAGTGCGCCAACAGGGATCGGCCCAACCCCTAGAGCATTACAGCTATTCCATTCAGGCAGCCAGACACGGGAGGTTTGCTTTTCCCGCCAGTGATGCCAGCGCCATCGCCTCTACGTATTCGTATGCTTATCATTTTGATGCGGGGCTGTATGCCAATTACTTAAAGGAGATGTCAGTCGCGAAGGGCGTGCAACGTATAGAAGGGCGGGTTGCTCAGGTTCTGGGGAAAGACGCAGGCGAGGGCATAGATACAATTGTGCTCGAGTCCGGCCAACAGATAACGGCCGATTATTTCATCGATTGTTCAGGTTTCCGATCTTTGCTTTTAGGGCAACAGTTGGGTGTAGGCTTTGAGTCGTGGGCTCACTGGTTGCAATGCGATAGAGCGGTTACCGCACCAAGTGCGCCGATGCAAAATCTGCCTCCTTATACTAGGTCTATGGCCAAGGTCGCAGGTTGGCAGTGGCGCATTCCGTTGCAGCATCGCACAGGCAATGGCTATGTGTATTCCAGTCAGTACCTGAGTGATGACGAGGCGGTACACAGTTTATACGCAGATATGCCGAGTGCACCGGTTACGGATGCCGCGTTGTTAAGGTTTGAAGCCGGGCGGCGCAAGGTGAACTGGAAGGCTAACTGCATCGCCGTGGGGCTTTCCGGCGGCTTTCTGGAACCTTTGGAGTCTACTAGCATTTATCTGATACAGGTTTCCATTCAGCAGCTATTGAAATTGTTCCCGGGGAAAGTACCCTCGCCAGCTCTGACTGATGAATTTAACCGCCGTATCAATTTGGAGTATGAGCGAATCCGGGATTTTTTAATTTTGCATTACGCAGCCAATGAGCGGCGGGGTATGCCATTTTGGGATAACTGCCGCACAATGGAAATTCCTGACTCTTTGACTGAAAAGATTGAGTTGTATTCCAGTCGCGGTTATATCGATCAATACAAATATGGTTTGTTTTCACCCGCGAGCTGGCTGGCGGTACTGATGGGGCAGGTGGGACAAGCAAGCACCTACGAGCGTGTTTGTGACAATCACCCCGTGGCTCGTTTAACCGACAAAGTTGAGTCGATTAGCAGCTCGATTGAGTCGAGTGTGATGGGGCTGGGCGATCACACTGAGTTTGTTAACGATTACTGTAAATCTACGCTAAGTGAGAGAGCCCATGGTTAA
- a CDS encoding tryptophan halogenase family protein: MINRVVILGGGTAGWMSAAALAKSLAGGPVSITLVESEAIGTVGVGEATIPPIMIYNNALGISEADFVRATKATFKLGIEFANWRKQGVSYFHPFGMLGSDMDGISFMHYWLRWRKNGGATDFLSFNAEACAARENKFAWVENEAGPKMLPDVNYAYHFDAGLYAKFLREFAEARGVSRIEGKVSEVTQNPHTGDIEKLLLENGRVVEGDLFIDCSGFRGMLIEQVYQTGYEDWSHWLPVDSAVAVPSASTGELLPYTRSIAHDAGWQWRIPLQHRVGNGYVYCSKYTSDEQAREVLLNNLDGEALAEPRTLRFTTGVRKKSWVNNCIAVGLSSGFLEPLESTSIHLIQRAVHKILAMFPRSKIQPSLVERFNREMYQEYDEVKDFLIAHYAITERDDSPFWRYVKNMELPASLVEKLEVFKERGEVLVNRYDMFRETSWFAVLLGQGFEPEGYHPVADAISDEQLHMRLTHIRNAVAKRVSTLPKHGEFVRKHYM; this comes from the coding sequence ATGATTAATCGTGTAGTGATTCTCGGTGGCGGCACGGCCGGTTGGATGAGCGCTGCAGCCCTGGCTAAATCTCTGGCGGGCGGGCCAGTGTCTATCACCCTGGTTGAGTCGGAAGCGATAGGCACCGTTGGTGTTGGTGAGGCGACAATTCCGCCTATCATGATCTACAACAATGCGCTTGGAATCAGCGAGGCGGATTTTGTTCGCGCCACTAAAGCCACTTTTAAGTTGGGAATCGAATTTGCCAATTGGCGTAAGCAGGGCGTTTCCTACTTTCATCCGTTTGGCATGTTGGGTTCTGACATGGACGGTATCAGCTTTATGCACTATTGGCTGCGCTGGAGAAAAAACGGTGGCGCCACAGATTTTCTCAGCTTTAATGCCGAGGCCTGTGCGGCGCGTGAGAATAAGTTTGCCTGGGTCGAGAATGAAGCCGGCCCCAAAATGCTGCCCGATGTGAACTACGCCTATCACTTTGATGCCGGCTTGTACGCAAAGTTTTTGCGCGAGTTCGCCGAGGCTCGCGGTGTTTCGCGTATTGAGGGCAAGGTGAGCGAGGTGACACAAAACCCGCACACAGGCGATATTGAAAAGCTGCTGCTGGAGAACGGGCGAGTCGTTGAAGGCGACCTGTTTATCGATTGCAGCGGCTTTAGAGGGATGTTGATTGAGCAGGTGTACCAGACCGGTTATGAGGATTGGAGCCATTGGTTACCTGTGGATAGTGCAGTAGCCGTACCTTCTGCATCAACGGGTGAGCTTCTTCCTTATACGCGTTCAATCGCGCACGATGCAGGTTGGCAGTGGCGTATTCCCCTGCAGCACCGTGTGGGTAACGGCTATGTTTACTGCAGTAAATATACAAGTGATGAGCAGGCTCGCGAGGTGTTGTTGAATAACCTCGACGGCGAGGCTCTGGCTGAGCCTAGAACACTTCGCTTTACCACCGGGGTGAGAAAAAAATCCTGGGTGAATAACTGCATCGCGGTAGGCTTATCGAGCGGGTTTTTAGAGCCGCTAGAATCTACTAGCATTCATTTGATTCAGCGCGCGGTACATAAAATCCTGGCAATGTTTCCCCGCAGTAAAATCCAACCGTCATTGGTAGAGCGCTTTAATCGTGAAATGTATCAAGAGTACGATGAGGTCAAAGACTTTCTGATTGCTCACTATGCTATAACAGAGCGCGATGACAGCCCCTTCTGGCGCTATGTGAAAAACATGGAGTTGCCTGCCAGCCTGGTGGAAAAGCTCGAAGTGTTCAAAGAGCGCGGCGAGGTGTTGGTGAACCGATACGATATGTTTCGTGAAACCAGCTGGTTTGCTGTGCTGCTGGGGCAAGGCTTCGAGCCTGAGGGCTATCACCCGGTGGCCGATGCTATCTCAGATGAGCAACTGCACATGCGACTTACGCATATTCGCAACGCCGTGGCAAAGCGGGTTTCTACGCTGCCAAAGCACGGCGAGTTTGTCAGAAAGCACTATATGTAA
- a CDS encoding PAS domain-containing hybrid sensor histidine kinase/response regulator: MPGKEKALEARIEQLEQALAAQSGGSQSSEQDPLLPHFELLLGDSNEGNILLSLQLLATQINCPELAVWLVSDLLQPWQLIAQSAALEQPQPSAHDCATLKRFAAVLNNNQQLVPVSSNGKLVAVWQIAAKQISTPELSLVRKVGALIHDAYCRNQLLNDLQERDKRYHYAMEASRDGLWDWQIGENRIHFSRGYWRMLGYDYQQRPGSLNTFVHYLLHPDDADTVIEKLQGARQNRQSHLSFEHRLLSRHGTVVWVNCRCIFVEPDEQGLFTRCVATSSDITQSILDKNELLEARTLAEESSHAKSKFMASMSHEIRTPMNAIIGLSHLLEDTSINDLQKSYISSIQSAAGTLLQTINQVFDYAKLETGKIIIEKNHFDLEQMLERLARMFESSALHEKSNIIFDIKDNTPRFVRGDATRISHIISQLIKNSLQYSGSNEVIVSAEALAKTPEAVSVKFSVTDHGEGIAPQALRQLQESLKASNLDRQENNNDFGLHICNLLVNLMQGQLTVESKPEQGTTFSFTAELEPSKIGDNRIQQRSSNCRSLKILVVDDNQLALDILLKTASKIIDNVDTAKDAHSALGKIQQAEADAAPYDIVLLDYKMPLKNGLEAARDIKCSETIHNKPLIFLVSSFQRDEIFTDHQDSDYVDSFLSKPVSDSRLFDAICRALPECAIEQSAKHSETRAAALKGLRILLVEDNVINQQVARGILRKVGISVISADNGQQALEILENSPEGFDAVLMDIEMPILDGISATKIIRKDKQLHNLPIIAVTAQAIQGDREACLAAGMNEYISKPLKPDDLYQTLCDLLATKPERAPQ; encoded by the coding sequence ATGCCAGGGAAAGAAAAAGCGCTAGAGGCTCGCATCGAGCAGCTGGAACAGGCGCTCGCCGCTCAATCCGGCGGCTCGCAGTCATCGGAGCAAGACCCGCTACTGCCTCATTTCGAGTTGTTATTGGGTGATTCCAATGAAGGCAACATCCTCCTCAGCCTGCAACTTTTGGCCACCCAAATTAACTGCCCCGAGCTTGCCGTGTGGCTGGTTTCCGACCTCCTGCAACCCTGGCAACTCATTGCCCAGTCTGCCGCTTTAGAGCAGCCTCAACCGTCAGCACACGATTGCGCGACACTAAAACGCTTTGCAGCGGTACTCAACAATAACCAGCAGCTGGTGCCAGTATCTTCCAATGGCAAACTTGTTGCCGTATGGCAAATCGCTGCCAAGCAGATCTCAACCCCCGAGCTATCGCTGGTGAGGAAGGTAGGCGCCCTGATACACGATGCCTACTGCCGCAATCAGCTGTTAAACGATTTGCAGGAACGAGATAAACGCTATCACTATGCCATGGAGGCCTCTCGCGACGGTCTATGGGACTGGCAGATTGGTGAAAACCGCATTCACTTTAGCCGCGGTTATTGGCGTATGCTCGGCTACGATTACCAACAGCGCCCAGGTAGCTTAAACACATTTGTGCATTACTTGCTCCACCCGGATGACGCCGATACGGTGATTGAAAAGTTGCAAGGCGCACGTCAAAACCGCCAATCACATCTGAGCTTTGAGCATCGGCTATTGAGCAGACACGGCACGGTAGTTTGGGTGAACTGTCGCTGCATTTTTGTAGAGCCCGACGAGCAAGGCCTCTTTACCCGCTGCGTAGCAACAAGCAGCGATATCACGCAAAGTATTCTCGACAAAAATGAATTGCTTGAAGCGCGAACTCTGGCAGAGGAATCGAGCCACGCCAAAAGTAAGTTTATGGCCAGCATGAGTCATGAAATACGCACACCGATGAATGCCATTATCGGCCTGAGCCATCTACTCGAAGACACGTCAATTAATGATCTGCAAAAAAGTTACATCAGCAGTATTCAGAGCGCCGCGGGTACGCTCTTGCAAACCATTAATCAAGTGTTCGACTACGCAAAACTAGAAACCGGCAAAATAATTATTGAAAAAAACCATTTCGATTTAGAGCAAATGCTGGAACGCTTGGCGCGCATGTTTGAAAGCAGCGCTCTACATGAGAAGTCGAACATTATATTTGACATAAAAGATAACACACCGCGCTTTGTGCGCGGCGACGCCACCCGCATCAGTCACATTATCAGCCAACTGATCAAGAACTCACTGCAGTATTCCGGTAGCAACGAGGTCATTGTCAGCGCCGAAGCCCTGGCAAAAACACCTGAGGCGGTAAGTGTAAAATTTAGCGTTACGGACCATGGTGAAGGCATAGCGCCTCAAGCACTTCGACAGCTGCAAGAAAGCCTCAAAGCCTCTAATCTTGACCGGCAAGAGAATAACAACGACTTTGGCCTGCATATATGCAACCTGCTGGTAAACCTAATGCAAGGGCAGTTAACCGTAGAGAGCAAGCCAGAGCAAGGAACCACTTTTTCGTTTACGGCCGAGCTTGAACCCAGCAAGATTGGTGATAATCGTATACAGCAAAGAAGCTCTAATTGTAGATCCCTCAAGATCTTAGTGGTTGACGACAACCAGCTGGCTCTGGATATATTATTAAAAACTGCCAGTAAAATTATAGATAATGTTGATACAGCAAAAGATGCCCATTCTGCCCTGGGGAAAATACAGCAGGCCGAAGCTGACGCCGCCCCCTACGACATCGTACTACTAGATTACAAAATGCCCCTTAAAAATGGCCTTGAGGCCGCCAGAGACATCAAATGCTCAGAGACTATTCACAATAAACCTCTGATATTTCTGGTCTCGTCTTTTCAGCGCGACGAAATTTTCACCGACCATCAAGACTCCGACTACGTAGATAGCTTTCTCAGCAAACCTGTCAGCGACTCGCGTCTGTTTGACGCCATCTGCCGCGCCCTGCCCGAGTGCGCCATAGAGCAAAGCGCCAAGCACAGCGAAACTCGGGCGGCGGCGCTAAAAGGGCTTAGAATTTTACTCGTCGAGGACAATGTTATTAATCAGCAGGTAGCACGCGGAATTCTGAGAAAGGTGGGGATCAGCGTAATCAGTGCCGACAACGGCCAACAGGCGCTAGAGATCTTAGAAAACAGCCCTGAAGGATTCGATGCCGTTTTAATGGACATTGAGATGCCGATATTGGATGGTATCAGCGCCACCAAAATTATTCGCAAAGACAAACAGCTGCACAACTTGCCTATTATTGCGGTTACCGCTCAGGCCATCCAGGGCGACAGAGAAGCCTGCTTGGCGGCGGGCATGAACGAATACATCAGCAAACCTCTAAAGCCTGACGACCTGTATCAGACACTCTGCGACCTACTCGCAACCAAGCCTGAGCGGGCACCACAATAA
- a CDS encoding tryptophan 7-halogenase, with amino-acid sequence MVKSICVVGRDADAWITARVLQRFLGENSLLTVQIVELPSEVGPQDVYPSIPSVRGLHKLLGLSESDLIANLGVANSIGNRFSGWSSDGDYYQVFDTHGLPIKDIDFVQYWIRGRKKGLQVPYHEFSLAVAAAKRNKFVLLNEQASAFSHASYSFNIPALAYLKRIASDTIASGVKRYEGPIAKVEVEAGAIRHILLEDGQTVTADLFVDACGPAGELISKLGGDAYESLQDRFPLTASVHALADKITPIPSCNHCLANERGWLGVYPLADKTALRFNYNPQQSVPDQVAKTLQGLCAMPMREGVVKNKVAGRRRSPWLKNCVAVGGSAACLDDVNGVELHVLHLTLSYLMALFPVADSYTAEQKKYIEKVNSHIDRIVDFQQAHYLLNGRDNDTLWHSFKSLSPSAHLQQKLNLFQARGALCMYEDETFQEEDWYALLCGNGLLPQSYDLQVNNLDEQEQIKEFQKMLSFVAREAEQMPDLSVHLGLENNDNYTGAMF; translated from the coding sequence ATGGTTAAAAGTATTTGCGTGGTAGGCCGGGATGCAGATGCGTGGATAACGGCGCGGGTGCTACAGAGGTTTCTGGGTGAGAATTCATTATTAACAGTGCAGATTGTCGAGCTACCCTCCGAGGTTGGTCCGCAGGATGTATACCCCAGTATCCCTTCTGTGCGAGGGCTGCACAAATTGCTGGGGCTTTCTGAGTCGGACTTGATTGCTAATTTGGGGGTAGCTAATTCCATTGGCAATAGATTTTCCGGCTGGTCATCAGACGGTGATTACTATCAGGTTTTCGATACCCACGGCTTGCCCATTAAAGATATAGATTTTGTTCAGTATTGGATTCGAGGCAGAAAAAAAGGCTTGCAGGTTCCATATCACGAGTTTTCTCTGGCGGTGGCTGCAGCCAAAAGAAATAAATTCGTACTGCTCAATGAGCAGGCGTCAGCATTCAGTCATGCATCCTACAGCTTTAATATTCCGGCGCTAGCGTATCTTAAGCGTATCGCTTCTGACACCATAGCCAGTGGTGTGAAAAGGTATGAGGGGCCTATTGCCAAAGTAGAGGTTGAAGCTGGTGCAATTCGGCATATCCTATTGGAAGACGGGCAAACCGTTACGGCGGATCTCTTTGTCGATGCCTGTGGCCCGGCAGGAGAGCTGATCTCCAAACTTGGAGGAGACGCTTATGAGTCGCTTCAGGATAGGTTTCCACTAACGGCGAGTGTACACGCTCTGGCAGACAAGATAACTCCCATACCGTCATGCAACCATTGCCTTGCCAATGAGCGTGGGTGGCTGGGCGTCTATCCGCTTGCGGATAAGACCGCGCTGAGGTTCAACTATAATCCGCAACAGTCCGTGCCCGACCAGGTGGCAAAAACGCTGCAAGGTTTGTGCGCTATGCCAATGAGAGAAGGTGTGGTAAAGAATAAAGTGGCGGGTCGGAGGCGATCTCCCTGGCTGAAAAACTGTGTGGCTGTAGGTGGTTCGGCCGCCTGCTTAGACGATGTTAATGGTGTGGAACTACATGTATTACATTTGACGTTGTCCTACCTGATGGCGTTGTTCCCGGTTGCCGACAGCTATACGGCCGAGCAAAAAAAATACATCGAAAAAGTGAATTCGCATATAGATCGAATAGTGGATTTTCAGCAGGCGCATTATTTACTGAATGGTCGCGATAACGATACTTTGTGGCATTCATTCAAGTCATTGTCGCCAAGCGCTCATCTACAACAAAAATTAAACTTGTTTCAGGCGCGAGGGGCGCTTTGCATGTATGAAGATGAAACCTTTCAAGAGGAGGATTGGTATGCGCTCTTGTGTGGTAATGGCCTCTTGCCTCAGTCCTATGACTTGCAAGTGAATAACCTGGATGAACAGGAACAAATCAAAGAGTTCCAAAAAATGCTGAGCTTTGTCGCCCGTGAGGCGGAACAAATGCCAGACTTATCGGTACACTTAGGCTTAGAAAATAACGATAACTATACGGGTGCAATGTTTTAG